TATTTGTATCCATGGATTTTCTTGGAGATAGTTGTGCTGGATGCTGCTGGTTCCACTGGTTCCACTGGCTCCTCCAGATCCTCCGCCTGGCCAAGTTCGGCATCGGAGGGAGCCACTGGGATGGCATCCTGGGGGAACTCCTCGCCCGTGGGAAACTCGTTGTtcacctccagctccagttccgTGACTTTGGGCACATCGTAAACAAATCCATTGCCAGATCTCACCAACTGGGAGACATCTGCTCGGGCGGCCAGACAAATTGCCATAAGTATGAAACTGATTACCAAAAGGCGCTACGGAGTAAAAGTATTtgataaattcaataaaaatccAAAGCTTACTTAGGCGCATACGTAAAagttattttagtttttgcgTGCAAAGCTAGAAGTGTGTATTCTCTTGATATGAAAACTAGATTtcctaaataaaaatagtagCAATAAATTATAGTGCTCAAATCCAATTATGATAATTTTCTTATGATGCATTCAGTAGTCTCTCTATTGGAAAAAAGCCAGTTTTGattgaattattaaacaaatatttaaaaagtcgATATGTGATAGAAGTGCAAATTTGATGAACAATCAAGAATCAGCTTATGCTATGCATTGGAtttgttcttcttttttttaagttaaATGTGAAGTGTTAAGGCTTGAACTTCTGTAGTTTTGagtttttaaattgattgacTAGCTCTTTGGGGTTATTACAATACGAATTAGTAGTGGTTACAAGCTACTGAAAATGATGGCTTACCATGATGTTAGATGATCTTTAGCTGGGTATTACTGCGAATGGAAACCTTTAAGAATGCCGTAATAGTTGTCGCTGCCAACGGCGCGTTGCTCAAGCGAATGCAGGCGCCGGCGATCGGGCCCAAACTATTTATACTTCTATATGTTCGCCACATTTGCctcattttattaattgcgCCAAGTCGTCTTGGATCGTGATGACTGTGCTGAAGCCAAAACATAAACCGAACCAGTGGAACAGTGAGCGGCCCTagataaacaaaacaaacgaatCGATGTTTTGGGCCAAATGTTGGTGCTACCGCTACAGCCGATCGGGCACTCCACACAAAATGCTACAACATCTCCATCTCCAACCACATAGCCATTGCCAAGGCTAAGACTTGTTTTTGTGGGGTCAAGTGTCAGTGCGTTGCTTTTGTCTCTGGCGCATTTGTACGTCGATTTGTATGCGAACTAATGATTCTGACAGATCAGTTTTTGCTCCCATCCACGTGATCCAAGTGGCTCATCACGTCTTACATTCAATTATGCAGCCCTGCCCGATCGATGGAGCATATAAAGCGCATTAATGCGTCGCTTCCACACGTTTCCGTTCCGTTGGAGTTTATGGCTGCAAAACTGCCGCCGATGATCGCACAATTTATCCACGCCAACTTGACATTTTGATTATAGTATAGCAACGCATTTCAGTAGACATTGGAAGATTGATGGCACTAGCCATTTGGCCATTGATTGGATTGATTTATGTCTAGGCGGAAATTCCACCTGCTGTGAAGTGCCAACGGGATCTGAATGGAGACACACCCACTTGTAGTTCACCCAATCGAGGCGAACAATGGAAATTCAATCGCTGCAatataaattaacattttatcCCAAAGTTGTAAAACTCACACTTGATTGTGGGAAAACGGTAGTACTAGGAGGTAATACTGACAGGACCGTAA
This portion of the Drosophila santomea strain STO CAGO 1482 chromosome 3L, Prin_Dsan_1.1, whole genome shotgun sequence genome encodes:
- the LOC120449239 gene encoding uncharacterized protein LOC120449239 isoform X2, with amino-acid sequence MAICLAARADVSQLVRSGNGFVYDVPKVTELELEVNNEFPTGEEFPQDAIPVAPSDAELGQAEDLEEPVEPVEPAASSTTISKKIHGYKYQVPSRRFKS
- the LOC120449239 gene encoding uncharacterized protein LOC120449239 isoform X1 gives rise to the protein MRLLVISFILMAICLAARADVSQLVRSGNGFVYDVPKVTELELEVNNEFPTGEEFPQDAIPVAPSDAELGQAEDLEEPVEPVEPAASSTTISKKIHGYKYQVPSRRFKS